The following are encoded together in the Pleurocapsa sp. FMAR1 genome:
- a CDS encoding undecaprenyldiphospho-muramoylpentapeptide beta-N-acetylglucosaminyltransferase produces the protein MKNKILLTGGGSAGHITVNLALIPLLIKSGWEVVYIGSFAGIERELIADFPEVTYHAIPTGKLRRYFDRQNFSDVFRVLKGIIEAYKIIRQEQPKIVFSKGGFVSVPVVLSSRLNNIPVITHESDLTPGLANRINMNFAQKICTTFPETLQHLPKDKGEFIGAVVRPELKQGDRERGRTFCQFDSTKPVILVTGGSLGSVYINQTVRSLLNKLLQEFQIIHICGKGNIDRSLEHQGYKQFEYVANELADLMCLADLVISRAGSNFLFEFLALKKPMILIPLPKKSSRGDQIDNAKVFERQGYAEVILEENLTEDSLLNTIHTVYSNRENYIKKMDNWNSDRSLAKLFDLITNSVS, from the coding sequence GTGAAGAACAAGATTTTGCTCACGGGTGGCGGTTCTGCTGGACATATTACGGTCAATTTGGCTCTAATTCCTCTATTAATTAAGTCTGGATGGGAAGTTGTATATATTGGCTCTTTTGCAGGAATTGAACGGGAACTCATTGCCGATTTTCCTGAAGTTACTTATCACGCAATTCCCACAGGTAAACTACGACGCTACTTTGATAGGCAAAACTTTAGCGATGTTTTTCGCGTGCTGAAAGGCATCATTGAGGCTTACAAAATTATTCGTCAGGAGCAACCGAAGATTGTTTTTTCTAAGGGTGGTTTTGTTTCTGTTCCTGTAGTGCTAAGTAGTCGATTAAACAATATACCTGTAATTACCCATGAGTCTGACTTGACACCGGGATTAGCAAACCGCATCAATATGAATTTTGCTCAGAAAATTTGCACTACATTTCCTGAGACTTTGCAGCATTTACCCAAAGATAAAGGAGAATTTATCGGTGCTGTAGTACGTCCAGAGTTAAAACAAGGCGATCGCGAAAGAGGAAGGACTTTCTGCCAATTTGATTCTACTAAACCAGTAATTCTAGTTACTGGTGGTAGTCTTGGCTCTGTATATATTAATCAAACAGTACGTTCACTGCTCAATAAATTGCTCCAAGAGTTTCAAATTATTCATATTTGTGGCAAGGGCAATATAGATCGAAGTTTAGAACACCAAGGCTATAAGCAATTTGAATATGTAGCTAATGAGCTTGCAGATTTGATGTGTTTAGCAGATCTGGTGATTTCTCGCGCTGGCTCTAATTTTCTCTTTGAATTTCTAGCTCTTAAAAAACCGATGATTTTAATTCCTCTACCGAAAAAGTCTAGTCGTGGCGATCAGATTGACAATGCTAAAGTATTTGAAAGACAGGGATATGCCGAAGTGATTTTAGAAGAAAACTTAACTGAAGATAGCTTGTTGAACACAATTCACACTGTTTATAGTAATCGAGAAAACTATATCAAGAAAATGGACAATTGGAATAGCGATCGCTCTTTAGCTAAATTGTTTGATTTGATTACTAATTCAGTAAGTTAA
- a CDS encoding phytoene/squalene synthase family protein, translating into MDFRQRALETLKQTSRTFYIPIARLPGELQDAVASAYLCMRAIDEVEDTPDLDNQTKAQLLRSISLSLQETTDVDSYQRIGANLAAYNHVLPEVSLNIGKWASLAPETIAPRICDATAAMADRMAYWAEQNWTITTEADLDRYTFSVAGAVGLLLSDLWGWHDGTETNRTQAIAFGRGLQAVNIVRNRQEDSLRGVSFMPEGWTNEDIQAYARRQLQEASLYIQALPKNSPALDFCQIPYILAKGTLEAIALGKPKLSRHDVLNLVGKLTKIKSA; encoded by the coding sequence ATGGATTTTCGTCAAAGAGCATTAGAAACTCTAAAACAAACTAGCAGGACTTTTTATATTCCTATTGCTCGCTTGCCAGGAGAGTTACAGGATGCAGTAGCATCAGCTTATCTTTGTATGCGCGCGATCGATGAAGTTGAAGATACTCCTGACCTTGACAATCAGACTAAAGCTCAGCTTTTACGCAGCATCAGTCTAAGTTTACAAGAAACAACAGATGTTGACTCTTATCAGCGCATTGGGGCGAATTTAGCTGCTTATAATCATGTTTTGCCCGAAGTTAGTCTAAATATTGGAAAATGGGCTAGTCTAGCACCAGAAACAATCGCTCCGCGGATTTGTGACGCTACGGCTGCAATGGCAGATCGGATGGCTTATTGGGCAGAGCAAAACTGGACAATTACTACCGAAGCAGATTTAGACCGTTACACTTTTAGCGTCGCTGGAGCAGTAGGCTTATTATTATCAGATCTTTGGGGTTGGCACGACGGTACAGAAACAAATAGAACTCAAGCGATCGCTTTTGGACGAGGTTTACAGGCAGTTAATATTGTTCGTAATCGACAAGAAGACTCTTTAAGAGGAGTTAGCTTTATGCCTGAAGGCTGGACTAATGAAGATATTCAAGCTTATGCTCGTCGTCAACTTCAAGAGGCCAGTTTGTATATTCAAGCATTGCCTAAAAACAGTCCTGCTTTAGATTTTTGTCAGATTCCCTATATTTTAGCTAAAGGTACATTGGAAGCGATCGCTTTAGGCAAGCCTAAACTAAGTCGTCATGATGTTTTGAATTTGGTTGGTAAGCTAACTAAGATTAAATCTGCTTAA
- a CDS encoding S-layer homology domain-containing protein — protein MTNPSPQDPQNPIPERRRRPASGVTFDEMIGIIVAFTTIGAILFWTLGGKKSGLANFGGLGGGNSLLSDSITTSTGFGLNNGVIGSKSDTNASMTKSDEREILNKLSQSESPVAFVPPSQELNLPAKVQKQSYQLDSGAKLVPLAGIAALPAITAKPEQNKNNITTQAPAKKKPQPPAFVETPAKKKPAIVPIGMPKDITDKDWIYPFVKQMNDNGLASALIGDKKFEPNKLITRASMATLISRAFDMQPETQGIIKFNDVSNGNEIAQDVDKAVRLGFMKGYSKNTFRPLENIPRYQVLVALATGLGLKPSQNADQALQKLKGSENLPDWAKEQVAAAYEANLIVNRPGFGEDSLMPNKSATRGEVAAMIHQALVQKGKLKPLESKYILKP, from the coding sequence ATGACAAATCCATCTCCTCAAGATCCGCAAAACCCGATTCCAGAACGCAGAAGGAGACCTGCCTCTGGTGTAACTTTTGATGAAATGATCGGCATAATTGTTGCCTTTACAACTATTGGGGCAATATTATTTTGGACGCTAGGCGGAAAAAAAAGCGGTCTTGCCAATTTTGGTGGTTTAGGCGGAGGCAATAGCTTACTTTCTGACTCTATTACTACCTCAACTGGTTTTGGTTTAAATAATGGAGTCATCGGTTCAAAATCCGATACTAACGCTAGCATGACAAAATCTGATGAGCGAGAAATACTTAATAAATTGAGTCAGTCAGAATCACCTGTTGCTTTTGTTCCTCCATCCCAAGAACTTAATTTACCTGCTAAAGTCCAAAAGCAATCTTATCAGCTTGATTCTGGAGCCAAGCTAGTTCCTTTAGCTGGAATTGCTGCTCTTCCTGCCATTACAGCTAAACCCGAGCAAAATAAAAACAATATTACTACTCAAGCTCCCGCTAAGAAAAAGCCACAGCCACCTGCTTTCGTTGAAACTCCTGCCAAGAAAAAGCCAGCAATTGTTCCCATTGGAATGCCTAAAGATATTACTGATAAAGATTGGATTTATCCGTTTGTAAAGCAGATGAATGATAATGGGTTAGCAAGTGCCTTGATAGGCGATAAAAAGTTTGAACCAAATAAGCTGATTACTAGAGCTAGTATGGCTACTTTAATTAGCCGAGCTTTTGATATGCAGCCTGAAACTCAAGGAATTATAAAATTTAATGATGTAAGTAATGGAAATGAGATCGCCCAGGATGTGGATAAAGCAGTTCGCCTTGGCTTTATGAAAGGCTATTCTAAAAATACGTTTCGTCCTTTAGAAAACATCCCTCGCTATCAGGTACTAGTTGCTCTGGCGACTGGATTGGGTTTAAAACCATCTCAAAATGCCGACCAAGCTCTCCAAAAGCTCAAGGGTAGTGAAAACCTACCCGATTGGGCAAAAGAACAGGTAGCAGCTGCTTATGAAGCAAACTTAATTGTTAATCGTCCTGGTTTTGGTGAAGATTCTCTGATGCCCAATAAATCAGCAACTCGCGGTGAGGTTGCAGCTATGATTCACCAAGCTTTAGTCCAAAAAGGGAAACTCAAACCTTTGGAGTCTAAATATATTCTTAAACCGTAA
- a CDS encoding NAD(P)/FAD-dependent oxidoreductase, producing the protein MSKIVIIGCGIVGAAIAYELSLISGLDITVIEKNTPASGSTGAALGVLMGVISHKQKGRAWRFRATSLKRYETLIPELEAKTRLSIPVNRQGIVKLLFEGENLEKWYKLQAFRASEGWELEIGDRNYATQKCPHIVNDQIIGAVYSPQDRQINPVKLTEALVAAATANGVKFHFGIMVKDFITQAANDNELSSCQQLETNAGKIEVEQLIISAGLGSTPLTQSLQQTIPIRPVLGQAIKFKLDKPLGNANFQPVVTGNDIHIVPLGNQEYWLGATVEFPNERGEGVADAQILEQLKQEAINLCPQLKNATILKTWSGKRPRPDGISAPIINKLSGYDNVLLATAHYRNGVLLAPATALEVISLID; encoded by the coding sequence ATGAGCAAAATTGTCATAATTGGCTGTGGGATAGTGGGCGCAGCGATCGCCTATGAGCTTAGTCTAATCTCAGGGTTAGACATTACCGTAATTGAAAAGAATACTCCCGCTTCTGGTTCAACGGGGGCAGCTTTAGGCGTATTAATGGGTGTCATTAGCCACAAGCAAAAAGGCAGGGCTTGGCGGTTTCGTGCCACTAGCTTAAAACGCTATGAAACTTTAATTCCCGAACTTGAAGCCAAAACAAGGTTATCTATTCCTGTTAATCGTCAGGGAATTGTCAAGCTGTTGTTTGAAGGGGAAAATTTAGAAAAATGGTATAAGTTACAAGCATTTCGTGCCTCAGAAGGTTGGGAATTAGAAATTGGCGATCGCAATTATGCCACTCAAAAATGTCCCCACATAGTTAATGACCAGATTATTGGTGCGGTTTATTCCCCTCAAGATAGACAGATAAATCCTGTCAAATTAACCGAAGCTTTAGTAGCTGCTGCCACTGCTAACGGGGTCAAGTTTCATTTTGGCATTATGGTCAAAGATTTTATTACTCAAGCTGCAAATGACAATGAACTATCAAGCTGTCAACAGTTAGAAACCAACGCAGGGAAAATTGAGGTTGAACAACTAATTATTTCGGCAGGTTTGGGTTCAACCCCCTTAACTCAGTCTTTACAGCAAACAATTCCAATTCGCCCTGTATTAGGACAGGCAATCAAATTCAAGTTAGACAAGCCTTTAGGCAATGCCAATTTTCAACCCGTAGTTACAGGCAATGATATTCATATCGTACCGTTGGGCAATCAAGAATACTGGCTCGGTGCAACCGTAGAATTTCCGAATGAAAGAGGAGAGGGTGTTGCTGATGCTCAAATATTAGAACAGCTAAAGCAAGAGGCAATTAATCTTTGCCCTCAATTAAAAAATGCTACTATCCTCAAAACTTGGTCTGGTAAACGCCCTCGCCCTGACGGTATTTCCGCCCCAATTATCAATAAGCTATCAGGTTACGATAATGTCTTATTAGCTACAGCCCATTATCGTAACGGTGTCTTACTAGCCCCAGCAACTGCTTTAGAAGTAATTAGCTTAATTGATTAG
- the ylqF gene encoding ribosome biogenesis GTPase YlqF, translating to MSAPPIQWYPGHIAKAEKQLKEQLKKVDVVLEILDARIPFASHHPQIDSWIGSKPRIVVLNRMDMISESAKQDWTRWFQAQEKQPFFTNAKQGKGIKAIKSAAQKAGVATNQRRRDRGMRPRPVRAVVIGFPNVGKSALINRLVGQKIVVSERRAGVTRQLRWVKISDEIELLDAPGVIPWRLENQQDAIKLAICEDIGEASYDNQVVAAAAVDLLLSLGWEKALQSRFNFEPTGMTGEAFIQEVSARSFKGDKERVARQILHDFRTGNMGQISLELPSSVGAVREQPVREGSSEV from the coding sequence ATGTCTGCTCCGCCAATTCAATGGTATCCAGGTCATATTGCCAAAGCCGAAAAGCAACTCAAAGAACAGCTAAAGAAAGTTGATGTAGTCTTAGAAATATTAGATGCTAGAATTCCTTTTGCTTCTCATCATCCTCAAATCGATAGCTGGATTGGCAGTAAACCACGTATAGTAGTCTTAAATCGTATGGACATGATTTCTGAATCAGCTAAACAGGATTGGACAAGATGGTTTCAAGCACAGGAAAAACAACCATTTTTTACTAATGCCAAACAGGGAAAGGGAATCAAAGCCATTAAAAGTGCTGCTCAAAAAGCAGGTGTGGCAACAAATCAACGACGACGAGATCGCGGTATGCGCCCTCGTCCTGTAAGGGCTGTGGTCATTGGCTTTCCCAACGTGGGCAAATCAGCTTTAATCAACCGCTTAGTCGGTCAAAAAATTGTTGTTAGTGAGCGTCGCGCTGGTGTAACCCGTCAGTTACGTTGGGTAAAAATTTCTGATGAAATTGAATTATTAGATGCTCCTGGGGTAATTCCCTGGAGATTAGAAAATCAGCAGGATGCAATAAAATTAGCTATTTGCGAAGATATTGGTGAGGCGTCTTATGACAATCAAGTTGTAGCAGCAGCAGCAGTAGATTTACTCTTAAGCTTAGGCTGGGAAAAAGCATTACAATCTCGCTTCAATTTTGAGCCTACGGGAATGACAGGAGAAGCTTTTATTCAAGAAGTTAGCGCTCGCTCTTTCAAGGGAGACAAAGAACGAGTTGCCCGCCAAATACTACATGATTTTCGTACAGGAAATATGGGACAGATTTCCTTGGAGTTACCGAGTAGTGTAGGGGCGGTTCGCGAACAGCCCGTACGGGAAGGGAGTAGTGAAGTGTAA
- a CDS encoding Uma2 family endonuclease, with protein sequence MEAIVKGMTFPFTIPQGFRITSEQFEQLAEVEQLARLELTANGELIVMSPTGGTAGGKNFNLYIDIGIWNRQTRLGKAFDSSTIFALPNGARRSPDVSWIVLERWNQLTQAQQDGFPPIAPDFVIELVSPSDLKNQRYRDLQAKMNEYLDNEVNLGWLIEPSAKTVEIYRLGQPVEILNNPQSLSGEDVLPGFTLELTEIFTA encoded by the coding sequence ATGGAAGCGATCGTCAAAGGCATGACTTTTCCCTTTACTATCCCCCAAGGATTCCGCATAACTTCAGAACAGTTTGAGCAATTAGCCGAAGTCGAACAATTAGCACGTTTAGAGTTGACTGCAAATGGAGAACTGATTGTCATGAGTCCTACAGGTGGAACAGCAGGAGGAAAAAACTTTAATCTTTATATTGATATAGGAATATGGAATCGTCAAACTAGATTGGGCAAAGCTTTTGATTCATCCACGATATTTGCGTTACCCAATGGAGCGAGAAGAAGCCCTGACGTTAGCTGGATTGTACTGGAGCGTTGGAATCAGCTGACTCAAGCACAACAAGATGGATTTCCTCCTATTGCTCCCGATTTTGTAATTGAACTTGTGAGTCCGAGCGATCTCAAAAATCAGCGATATAGAGACTTACAGGCAAAAATGAACGAGTATCTAGACAATGAAGTCAATCTTGGCTGGTTAATTGAACCATCAGCGAAGACAGTAGAAATATACCGCTTAGGACAACCTGTAGAAATATTAAACAATCCCCAATCTCTATCTGGAGAAGATGTATTACCAGGATTTACTTTAGAACTAACTGAAATTTTTACTGCTTAA
- a CDS encoding alpha/beta fold hydrolase — translation MSIKTDKIQVGKFQWFYRQTELESERIPVLFLHGLPSHSYTWRQIMSLLADENIPSIAADWLGCGFSDKPNQKDFAYTPEAFLTGLQELITALKLEKFYLVVQGFLSSVGLQYAIQNPQQIEGLIILNTPITSSAKLPWLMKQLSLPVVGDMMTQDPLLVDRTIEKGSGFVVADRDLDVLRKPFLQSSDVGRSLMVILKKLQLNRTMPEIEAGLSQWSKPTLIIWGTADKWLDITDVQKLAAANSNITLIELPEAKHYPQEHWASDIAKEIVQFFRRKVF, via the coding sequence ATGTCGATTAAAACAGATAAAATCCAGGTGGGTAAGTTTCAGTGGTTTTATCGTCAAACTGAGTTAGAAAGCGAACGTATTCCCGTACTTTTTTTACATGGTTTGCCATCCCATAGCTATACTTGGCGACAAATTATGTCCCTATTAGCGGATGAAAATATTCCCAGTATTGCCGCCGACTGGCTCGGTTGCGGATTTTCTGACAAACCTAATCAAAAAGATTTTGCCTACACTCCTGAAGCTTTTTTAACAGGCTTACAAGAATTAATTACAGCTTTAAAGTTAGAGAAATTTTACTTAGTTGTGCAAGGATTTCTTAGTTCAGTTGGGTTGCAATATGCTATTCAAAATCCTCAGCAAATTGAAGGGTTAATTATTCTTAATACTCCTATTACTTCAAGTGCTAAACTTCCTTGGCTGATGAAGCAGTTGAGTTTACCCGTGGTAGGAGACATGATGACTCAAGATCCACTTTTAGTCGATCGCACCATCGAAAAAGGCAGTGGCTTTGTAGTCGCCGATCGAGATCTTGATGTGTTGCGTAAACCCTTCTTACAAAGTTCAGACGTGGGTAGATCTTTGATGGTTATTCTTAAAAAATTGCAGCTAAATCGAACTATGCCAGAAATCGAAGCTGGTTTAAGTCAATGGTCAAAACCAACCTTGATAATTTGGGGGACAGCCGATAAATGGCTGGATATTACTGATGTCCAGAAACTAGCTGCTGCTAATTCCAATATTACTTTAATCGAATTGCCAGAAGCCAAGCATTATCCTCAAGAACATTGGGCATCAGACATTGCTAAAGAAATTGTGCAGTTTTTTCGCCGTAAAGTTTTTTAA
- the trxA gene encoding thioredoxin — MTSVTKANFANEGEFNQLLSNEKLVVADYSATWCGPCRVVAPLIDRLASEYSDRATVIKIDIDENKDIAKKYGIRSIPAVLVFRDGEVVESLFGSKPYETYSNILETQLKL, encoded by the coding sequence ATGACTTCTGTAACCAAAGCTAATTTTGCAAACGAAGGTGAATTTAATCAGTTGCTGAGTAATGAAAAGCTTGTAGTCGCTGACTATAGCGCAACCTGGTGTGGCCCTTGTCGTGTAGTCGCGCCTTTAATCGATCGATTAGCTTCAGAGTACAGCGATCGCGCTACCGTTATCAAAATTGATATTGACGAAAACAAAGACATTGCCAAAAAATACGGTATCCGAAGTATTCCTGCGGTGCTAGTGTTTCGTGATGGAGAAGTAGTAGAAAGTTTATTTGGTAGCAAACCTTACGAAACCTATAGCAATATTTTAGAGACTCAACTGAAACTTTAA
- a CDS encoding VOC family protein — MLKQEIKTQGIAAGSLRRVHHIAFNVQDMEASKYFYGNILGLHELKGEEVPSTLVKLVAAGKVCNFKTPDGTILDLFAEPDLSPPDPDPDKGFTRANHLAFDINPQLFDDAVTTLKELQVPIAIDVVTRLTGRGFYIYDPDGFMIEIRCDP; from the coding sequence ATGCTCAAACAAGAAATAAAGACTCAAGGTATTGCAGCAGGAAGTTTACGTCGTGTGCATCATATTGCTTTCAATGTCCAAGATATGGAAGCATCAAAGTATTTTTACGGCAATATTTTAGGACTACACGAACTTAAGGGAGAAGAAGTTCCCTCAACCTTAGTTAAATTAGTTGCAGCAGGAAAAGTATGCAACTTTAAAACCCCCGACGGTACAATACTCGATCTATTTGCCGAGCCTGATTTATCACCTCCCGATCCCGATCCAGATAAGGGTTTTACCCGTGCTAATCATCTGGCTTTTGATATCAATCCACAGCTATTTGATGATGCAGTTACAACCCTAAAAGAGCTTCAAGTTCCTATTGCTATAGACGTGGTAACTCGTCTTACTGGCAGAGGTTTTTATATTTACGATCCTGACGGATTTATGATCGAAATTCGCTGCGATCCCTAA
- the psbQ gene encoding photosystem II protein PsbQ, with translation MKIFRPILSLILVLVTTLLVSCGGSNVSAPPTYTPEKLQKIETYRIPLDIARQRISELGESISNENWSNAKSFLHGPLGSIRRDLTYLSKALLPDEQEPALEQAKDIFRHLENIDAAVSENNYSVATDQYKKVVSDLDTYASLIPQTEKPAKQAQKVTNKVEKSVNQAQKATTKAAEKSVNQAERAKSQAEDVFEGVKAEVNETIKEITPNFGEDT, from the coding sequence ATGAAAATTTTTCGCCCTATTCTCTCTTTAATATTGGTATTGGTAACAACCCTATTAGTTAGCTGTGGCGGTTCTAATGTCTCTGCGCCACCAACCTATACCCCTGAAAAACTACAAAAAATTGAAACCTACCGTATTCCGCTGGATATCGCCCGCCAGAGGATTTCTGAACTGGGTGAGTCTATTAGCAATGAAAACTGGTCAAACGCAAAAAGTTTTCTTCATGGTCCTTTAGGCTCGATTAGAAGAGACTTAACCTACTTATCCAAAGCTTTACTACCTGATGAGCAAGAGCCAGCTTTAGAGCAAGCTAAAGATATTTTTAGGCATCTGGAAAATATTGATGCTGCCGTTAGCGAAAATAACTATAGCGTAGCAACTGACCAGTATAAGAAAGTTGTATCTGATTTGGATACTTATGCTAGTTTGATTCCTCAAACTGAGAAACCAGCTAAGCAGGCACAAAAAGTAACTAACAAAGTAGAAAAGTCAGTTAATCAAGCACAAAAAGCAACTACAAAAGCAGCAGAAAAATCTGTCAACCAGGCAGAAAGAGCAAAGTCACAAGCTGAAGATGTATTTGAAGGAGTTAAAGCTGAAGTAAATGAAACCATCAAAGAGATTACTCCTAATTTTGGTGAAGATACTTAA
- a CDS encoding RNA-binding S4 domain-containing protein: MNDLTAQSHIKLDQFLKWQGVAQTGGEAKIIIKQGQVEVNGEEEIRRGRKLVTGDRVTVAGITHRVELQ, translated from the coding sequence ATGAACGATTTAACAGCACAGTCTCATATCAAGCTAGATCAATTTCTCAAATGGCAAGGAGTTGCTCAAACTGGAGGAGAAGCCAAAATTATTATCAAACAGGGACAGGTAGAAGTAAACGGAGAAGAAGAGATTAGACGAGGACGCAAATTAGTTACTGGCGATCGCGTTACCGTGGCAGGAATAACCCATCGAGTAGAGTTACAGTAG
- a CDS encoding ribonuclease D: MVLENVQVYDEDLDTATLARYMSADEIAIDTETMGLVLGRDRLCLVQLCDPQGYVTAIRIAKGQTEAPNLQKLLTSWDITKVFHYARFDVAQFNITFGIETAPIFCTKIASKLARTYTSSHGLKSLVTELAGVELDKKAQSSDWGDAENLSSEQYSYAANDVRYLLDVKDKLTTMLKRENRYQLAQQCFQAIPIFVTLDILQYQNVFEHR; the protein is encoded by the coding sequence ATGGTTTTAGAAAACGTTCAAGTTTATGATGAAGATCTAGATACAGCCACTCTAGCTCGCTATATGTCTGCTGATGAGATTGCCATAGATACGGAAACTATGGGTTTAGTTTTGGGACGCGATCGCCTGTGTTTAGTGCAGCTATGCGATCCTCAGGGTTATGTCACGGCAATTCGCATTGCTAAAGGACAAACCGAAGCTCCCAATTTGCAAAAATTATTGACTTCATGGGATATTACTAAAGTTTTTCATTATGCTCGTTTTGATGTGGCTCAATTTAATATTACCTTTGGCATTGAAACTGCACCCATTTTTTGTACCAAAATTGCCAGTAAGCTAGCTCGTACCTATACTTCTAGTCATGGATTGAAAAGTTTAGTTACGGAGTTAGCGGGAGTAGAGTTAGATAAAAAAGCTCAAAGTTCTGATTGGGGCGATGCAGAGAATCTTTCTAGCGAACAATATAGTTACGCTGCCAACGATGTTCGTTATCTGTTAGATGTCAAGGACAAGCTGACAACGATGTTAAAACGAGAAAATCGCTATCAATTAGCGCAACAGTGCTTTCAAGCAATTCCCATATTTGTTACCTTAGATATATTGCAATATCAAAATGTTTTTGAACATCGATAG